Proteins encoded by one window of Paroedura picta isolate Pp20150507F chromosome 9, Ppicta_v3.0, whole genome shotgun sequence:
- the LOC143844367 gene encoding lymphocyte antigen 6E-like, translating to MKPTLAAFIAVLLCVERVSSLKCFHCENAESNWECLYIKTCEEEDKYCVTKYFGGGIGEKHSQSISKYCSPSCPKGAVDLGVLAFSINCCENSFCNTNGAASVKSSVTILAVGTLASLLYIFGAKL from the exons ATGAAGCCGACCCTCGCTGCCTTCATAGCCGTCCTCCTGTGTGTGGAGAGAG TGTCCTCGCTCAAGTGCTTCCACTGTGAGAACGCGGAATCCAACTGGGAGTGCCTCTATATCAAGACgtgtgaagaagaagacaaaTACTGTGTCACAAAGTATTTTGGGGGAGGAATTG GTGAAAAGCACAGCCAGTCCATCTCCAAGTACTGCTCTCCCTCGTGCCCCAAAGGAGCCGTGGATCTGGGTGTGTTGGCTTTCTCCATCAATTGCTGCGAGAACTCTTTCTGCAACACCAACGGGGCTGCGAGCGTGAAGAGCAGCGTCACCATACTGGCTGTCGGCACCCTGGCCAGTCTGTTGTACATCTTCGGAGCCAAGCTGTGA